The following coding sequences are from one Tachysurus vachellii isolate PV-2020 chromosome 7, HZAU_Pvac_v1, whole genome shotgun sequence window:
- the trip6 gene encoding thyroid receptor-interacting protein 6 isoform X2, with translation MSSPTWLPPRTLSSPERPTAQMAHSGPTFYRPPKKGPPDQRAKYGVYDQNGAAGGNGVPSRYIATGPSGGSMHHQLQDGYSGPSSYPEHYYPSGHGPKDDHLFWSAHMTSYDHHTRGPDKHLTNIDAEIDSLTCMLADMDSHPQNTSTQIYDNVPYNKHLHSERYKPSNQTSALSQTRPSIGYPPHPSSQHHPSPPYASTPKPEYAYPSPSSSTHKPYPQPVPASYTTASTPSGPRFTVQVKTAQPVTYSQSGRQAEQAYTPPPPRQHATCPTPQDRPHYSEVPGQAQGWYPPPPPPAQQAYGDPAAYKAGSSGVQLPSRGQGSSGKKGQEQSYQLSMSYYQGTAPRPEEELDRLTKKLVYDMNHPPTEEYFGRCARCGDNVLGDGSGCIAMEQVFHVECFTCITCHAQLRGKPFYALDKKSYCESCYISTLERCSKCSKPILDRILRAMGKAYHPRCFTCVVCGCCLDGVPFTVDATSQIHCIEDFHRKFAPRCSVCGEPIMPEPGQEETVRIVALDRSFHVNCYICEECGLLLSSEGEGRGCYPLDGHILCKSCSARRIQDLSAKISTDC, from the exons ATGTCCAGTCCTACCTGGCTGCCTCCGAGAACTCTGAGTAGCCCTGAGAGACCTACAGCACAGATGGCACACTCTGGACCTACTTTCTACAGACCACCCAAAAAAGGTCCACCTGACCAGAGAGCTAAATACGGTGTGTATGATCAAAATGGAGCAGCAGGAGGAAACGGTGTACCCTCGAGGTACATTGCCACTGGACCCTCAG GTGGAAGCATGCATCATCAGCTCCAAGATGGTTATTCAGGGCCATCATCCTATCCAGAGCACTATTATCCTTCAGGGCATGGACCAAAAGACGACCATCTCTTCTGGAGCGCTCACATGACTAGCTATGATCACCAT ACACGTGGGCCTGATAAACACCTCACTAATATTGATGCAGAGATAGATTCTCTCACATGCATGCTGGCTGACATGGACAGCCATCCTcagaacacaagcacacag ATATACGACAATGTGCCTTACAACAAGCATCTCCACAGCGAGCGCTACAAACCATCCAACCAGACAAGTGCTCTGTCCCAGACTAGACCATCCATAGGTTACCCCCCTCATCCCTCAAGCCAGCACCATCCTTCTCCACCTTATGCATCCACTCCAAAGCCTGAATACGCTTATCCGTCTCCATCATCCTCCACCCACAAACCATACCCCCAGCCAGTGCCAGCCTCCTACACCACTGCTTCTACGCCGAGTGGGCCTCGCTTTACCGTGCAGGTCAAAACTGCCCAGCCTGTCACTTATTCTCAAAGTGGGAGACAGGCAGAGCAGGCCTACACACCGCCGCCTCCTCGACAACACGCTACTTGCCCCACCCCACAGGATCGTCCACATTACTCAGAGGTCCCAGGGCAAGCACAGGGCTGGTACCCACCACCGCCTCCTCCAGCCCAGCAGGCCTATGGTGACCCGGCAGCATATAAGGCAGGCTCCAGTGGTGTTCAGCTGCCAAGCAGAGGACAAGGATCATCAGGAAAGAAGGGACAAGAGCAAAGCTATCAG CTGTCCATGTCCTACTACCAGGGAACTGCGCCAAGGCCAGAAGAGGAGTTGGATCGTCTGACTAAGAAGTTGGTGTATGACATGAATCATCCTCCCACAGAGGAATACTTCG GCCGATGTGCCAGGTGTGGAGACAACGTGCTTGGTGATGGGAGTGGCTGTATTGCTATGGAGCAGGTGTTCCATGTGGAGTGTTTCACATGCATCACTTGCCATGCCCAACTCAGAGGCAAGCCTTTCTATGCACTGGACAAAAAGAGCTACTGTGAGAGCTGTTACATT AGCACATTGGAGCGCTGCTCGAAGTGTTCAAAACCGATCCTAGACCGGATCTTGCGAGCAATGGGGAAGGCGTATCACCCACGCTGCTTCACCTGCGTAGTCTGCGGCTGCTGCCTCGATGGCGTCCCCTTTACTGTGGACGCCACTTCACAGATTCACTGCATTGAAGACTTCCACCG GAAGTTTGCCCCAAGATGCTCTGTGTGTGGGGAACCCATAATGCCTGAGCCGGGTCAGGAGGAGACGGTGAGAATTGTGGCTTTGGATCGCAGTTTCCATGTCAACTGCTACATTTGTGAG GAGTGTGGTTTGCTGCTCTCTTCTGAAGGAGAGGGTCGAGGGTGCTACCCTCTGGACGGTCACATTTTGTGCAAGAGCTGCAGTGCCAGAAGAATCCAGGATCTCTCTGCCAAAATCTCCACTGACTGCTAA
- the trip6 gene encoding thyroid receptor-interacting protein 6 isoform X4 has product MSSPTWLPPRTLSSPERPTAQMAHSGPTFYRPPKKGPPDQRAKYGVYDQNGAAGGNGVPSRYIATGPSGGSMHHQLQDGYSGPSSYPEHYYPSGHGPKDDHLFWSAHMTSYDHHTRGPDKHLTNIDAEIDSLTCMLADMDSHPQNTSTQIYDNVPYNKHLHSERYKPSNQTSALSQTRPSIGYPPHPSSQHHPSPPYASTPKPEYAYPSPSSSTHKPYPQPVPASYTTASTPSGPRFTVQVKTAQPVTYSQSGRQAEQAYTPPPPRQHATCPTPQDRPHYSEVPGQAQGWYPPPPPPAQQAYGDPAAYKAGSSGVQLPSRGQGSSGKKGQEQSYQGTAPRPEEELDRLTKKLVYDMNHPPTEEYFGRCARCGDNVLGDGSGCIAMEQVFHVECFTCITCHAQLRGKPFYALDKKSYCESCYISTLERCSKCSKPILDRILRAMGKAYHPRCFTCVVCGCCLDGVPFTVDATSQIHCIEDFHRKFAPRCSVCGEPIMPEPGQEETVRIVALDRSFHVNCYICEECGLLLSSEGEGRGCYPLDGHILCKSCSARRIQDLSAKISTDC; this is encoded by the exons ATGTCCAGTCCTACCTGGCTGCCTCCGAGAACTCTGAGTAGCCCTGAGAGACCTACAGCACAGATGGCACACTCTGGACCTACTTTCTACAGACCACCCAAAAAAGGTCCACCTGACCAGAGAGCTAAATACGGTGTGTATGATCAAAATGGAGCAGCAGGAGGAAACGGTGTACCCTCGAGGTACATTGCCACTGGACCCTCAG GTGGAAGCATGCATCATCAGCTCCAAGATGGTTATTCAGGGCCATCATCCTATCCAGAGCACTATTATCCTTCAGGGCATGGACCAAAAGACGACCATCTCTTCTGGAGCGCTCACATGACTAGCTATGATCACCAT ACACGTGGGCCTGATAAACACCTCACTAATATTGATGCAGAGATAGATTCTCTCACATGCATGCTGGCTGACATGGACAGCCATCCTcagaacacaagcacacag ATATACGACAATGTGCCTTACAACAAGCATCTCCACAGCGAGCGCTACAAACCATCCAACCAGACAAGTGCTCTGTCCCAGACTAGACCATCCATAGGTTACCCCCCTCATCCCTCAAGCCAGCACCATCCTTCTCCACCTTATGCATCCACTCCAAAGCCTGAATACGCTTATCCGTCTCCATCATCCTCCACCCACAAACCATACCCCCAGCCAGTGCCAGCCTCCTACACCACTGCTTCTACGCCGAGTGGGCCTCGCTTTACCGTGCAGGTCAAAACTGCCCAGCCTGTCACTTATTCTCAAAGTGGGAGACAGGCAGAGCAGGCCTACACACCGCCGCCTCCTCGACAACACGCTACTTGCCCCACCCCACAGGATCGTCCACATTACTCAGAGGTCCCAGGGCAAGCACAGGGCTGGTACCCACCACCGCCTCCTCCAGCCCAGCAGGCCTATGGTGACCCGGCAGCATATAAGGCAGGCTCCAGTGGTGTTCAGCTGCCAAGCAGAGGACAAGGATCATCAGGAAAGAAGGGACAAGAGCAAAGCTATCAG GGAACTGCGCCAAGGCCAGAAGAGGAGTTGGATCGTCTGACTAAGAAGTTGGTGTATGACATGAATCATCCTCCCACAGAGGAATACTTCG GCCGATGTGCCAGGTGTGGAGACAACGTGCTTGGTGATGGGAGTGGCTGTATTGCTATGGAGCAGGTGTTCCATGTGGAGTGTTTCACATGCATCACTTGCCATGCCCAACTCAGAGGCAAGCCTTTCTATGCACTGGACAAAAAGAGCTACTGTGAGAGCTGTTACATT AGCACATTGGAGCGCTGCTCGAAGTGTTCAAAACCGATCCTAGACCGGATCTTGCGAGCAATGGGGAAGGCGTATCACCCACGCTGCTTCACCTGCGTAGTCTGCGGCTGCTGCCTCGATGGCGTCCCCTTTACTGTGGACGCCACTTCACAGATTCACTGCATTGAAGACTTCCACCG GAAGTTTGCCCCAAGATGCTCTGTGTGTGGGGAACCCATAATGCCTGAGCCGGGTCAGGAGGAGACGGTGAGAATTGTGGCTTTGGATCGCAGTTTCCATGTCAACTGCTACATTTGTGAG GAGTGTGGTTTGCTGCTCTCTTCTGAAGGAGAGGGTCGAGGGTGCTACCCTCTGGACGGTCACATTTTGTGCAAGAGCTGCAGTGCCAGAAGAATCCAGGATCTCTCTGCCAAAATCTCCACTGACTGCTAA
- the bcl6b gene encoding B-cell CLL/lymphoma 6 member B protein, protein MSKMQLAMEDYQGSARRELMVEVQGYVKEFTRHSNDVLLNLNELRHRNILTDATLTVGSARLHAHCAVLIACSGFFYSLFSRNKTSAVGEQGVSLSLPEGLEAGSVALLLDFMYTSRLPLSPGTAPGVLAAATYLQMEHVADTCRAFLQKSENVCVSPPLVDLASRSPQVTFTVIPGGRSPPTHPSFSSSPSRPAVDMKEPRPARARVPGESTTLVEPVTCQSPALSSESPALSPNTPSPGSPCQSRGQPNSPAESSGCSLSPKLKPRSESRPTPDPKACNWKKYKYIVLNPLCATPIKEEGPGEELHTFDHSSSSNDRADVTPKQSNEAWSTTGHGLNDSQTPFMAYHGLSPHTADTYKGPPAAVIQDTRDLCPLYPHPCPPVIDCAKQNTHPFGKLPVKLENHSPVICYSGNQGTTKPNCSEKPYHCNVCGAQFNRPANLKTHSRIHSGEKPYRCDTCGARFVQVAHLRAHVLIHTGEKPYPCHTCGTRFRHLQTLKSHLRIHTGEKPYSCEKCDLRFRHKSQLRLHLRQKHGAVTNTKIRYKVLADPYQTRPTILQAS, encoded by the exons ATGAGCAAAATGCAGCTGGCTATGGAGGATTATCAGGGCTCCGCCAGGCGGGAATTGATGGTGGAGGTGCAGGGATACGTAAAGGAGTTTACACGACATTCCAATGATGTTCTGCTCAATTTGAATGAGCTACGGCATCGCAATATCCTGACTGATGCCACACTTACGGTGGGCAGTGCCCGGCTGCACGCCCACTGTGCAGTGCTCATAGCATGCAG TGGCTTCTTTTATTCCTTGTTCTCCCGCAACAAGACCAGTGCTGTGGGAGAACAAGGGGTTTCCCTGTCTCTGCCAGAGGGGCTAGAAGCGGGCAGTGTGGCATTGCTGCTGGACTTCATGTACACCTCCCGCCTTCCTCTCAGCCCTGGCACTGCTCCTGGTGTGCTCGCTGCTGCCACCTACCTGCAGATGGAGCATGTTGCTGACACCTGCAGAGCCTTTTTACAGAAGAG TGAAAATGTATGTGTAAGCCCACCTCTGGTGGACCTGGCATCCAGAAGCCCCCAAGTAACTTTTACAGTGATTCCGGGTGGCAGATCACCTCCAACTCATCCGTCGTTCTCCTCGTCCCCTTCCAGACCTGCAGTGGATATGAAGGAGCCCCGCCCTGCCCGAGCtag GGTTCCTGGAGAGAGCACGACCTTAGTAGAGCCAGTGACATGCCAAAGTCCTGCTCTCAGCTCTGAATCACCAGCCCTATCTCCAAACACTCCATCTCCAGGCAGTCCCTGTCAGTCCAGAGGTCAGCCAAACTCACCTGCTGAGTCCAGTGGTTGTAGTCTTTCCCCTAAACTAAAG CCACGTTCTGAATCCAGACCTACCCCTGACCCCAAGGCCTGCAACTGGaagaaatacaaatatattgtcCTAAACCCTCTCTGTGCTACGCCCATTAAAGAGGAAGGTCCAGGGGAGGAGCTGCACACTTTTGAtcactcctcctcctctaaTGATAGGGCAGATGTAACACCCAAACAGTCTAATGAGGCATGGTCAACTACTGGACATGGGCTGAATGATTC ACAAACACCCTTTATGGCCTACCATGGACTCTcaccacacacagcagacacttACAAGGGACCACCTGCAGCTGTTATCCAGGATACCAGAG ACCTCTGCCCTCTGTATCCGCACCCATGTCctcctgtgattgactgtgcCAAACAGAATACCCATCCTTTTGGGAAGCTTCCAGTTAAACTTGAGAATCACTCCCCAGTGATTTGCTATTCAGGAAATCAAGGGACCACAAAGCCCAACTGCTCAG AAAAACCATACCATTGTAATGTGTGTGGGGCCCAGTTTAATCGTCCAGCTAATTTGAAGACCCACTCCCGCATTCACTCAGGAGAGAAGCCATATCGCTGTGACACCTGTGGTGCTCGATTTGTCCAG gtggCTCACCTGCGTGCCCATGTTCTGATCCACACTGGGGAGAAACCTTACCCATGTCACACCTGTGGAACACGTTTCCGTCACCTGCAGACACTGAAGAGCCACCTGCGCATTCATACAGGGGAAAAACCATACAGT TGTGAGAAGTGTGATTTGCGTTTCCGTCATAAGAGCCAGCTGAGGCTACATCTGAGGCAGAAGCATGGTGCTGTTACCAACACCAAAATCCGATATAAAGTCCTGGCTGATCCATACCAGACTAGACCAACTATACTGCAGGCCTCCTGA
- the tmem88b gene encoding transmembrane protein 88 b: MSMTGTLENGAVHQALDLSEDLPPNHHQQVHLKHSGSTDSTSAAGTPNSDSGVVVPPPYSAPVGGGGEAPLELRGSLDCWACSVLITAQNLVIATINMCLAALVFGLILTPVIVMVVFGFLCHSTVRPHGTSLYCSDLLSDGGCVALLIVGFLLVTPLLVLALAAYCRLARHLQLNLCFIPYSRAVYKNMPATYHYGLGGGCCGQDAGQDTKKGKVWV, encoded by the exons ATGAGCATGACTGGTACTCTAGAGAATGGAGCTGTCCACCAGGCCCTTGACCTCTCTGAGGATCTCCCACCAAACCACCACCAGCAGGTTCATCTCAAGCACAGCGGCTCCACGGATTCCACGTCTGCAGCTGGGACTCCCAACAGCGACTCTGGGGTGGTGGTGCCTCCTCCGTATTCTGCACCAGTGGGTGGAGGTGGTGAGGCTCCCCTTGAGCTGAGGGGCTCTCTGGACTGTTGGGCATGTTCTGTACTCATTACAGCCCAGAACCTGGTGATAGCCACTATTAACATGTGCCTGGCTGCATTAGTGTTTGGCCTGATCCTCACTCCTGTCATAGTTATGGTGGTGTTTGGATTTCTGTGCCACTCCACT GTGCGTCCACATGGCACATCACTCTACTGTTCAGACCTGCTGAGTGACGGAGGCTGTGTGGCTTTGTTAATTGTGGGCTTCCTGCTCGTCACCCCACTGCTCGTTCTGGCATTGGCTGCATACTGCAGACTGGCTCGTCACCTGCAGCTCAACCTTTGTTTCATCCCTTATAGTCGTGCTGTCTACAAAAACATGCCTGCCACATACCATTATGGCCTGGGAGGAGGCTGCTGTGGACAAGACGCAGGTCAAGACACAAAGAAGGGTAAAGTGTGGGTATGA
- the sst5 gene encoding somatostatin-1: MCSQMQVVVLAVSLLALVSRVRTAPRTDLLAHHLQNDADDKEDLSHILLLKLLSELEIPNENDSVSDDDVELNRILRHLPLTQRGRKAGCRNFFWKTFTSC; the protein is encoded by the exons ATGTGTTCTCAAATGCAGGTAGTGGTGTTAGCGGTGTCCCTTCTTGCATTAGTGAGCAGGGTCAGAACAGCTCCCAGAACTGACTTACTGGCTCATCATCTCCAAAATGATGCAGACGACAAGGAG GATCTTTCTCACATACTTCTGCTGAAGCTCCTTTCCGAGCTGGAGATCCCAAATGAGAATGACAGCGTttctgatgatgatgtggagctGAACCGCATCCTACGCCATCTTCCCTTAACCCAGCGTGGACGGAAAGCCGGCTGCAGGAACTTCTTCTGGAAGACGTTCACCTCCTGTTAG
- the trip6 gene encoding thyroid receptor-interacting protein 6 isoform X1 codes for MSSPTWLPPRTLSSPERPTAQMAHSGPTFYRPPKKGPPDQRAKYGVYDQNGAAGGNGVPSRYIATGPSGGSMHHQLQDGYSGPSSYPEHYYPSGHGPKDDHLFWSAHMTSYDHHTRGPDKHLTNIDAEIDSLTCMLADMDSHPQNTSTQIYDNVPYNKHLHSERYKPSNQTSALSQTRPSIGYPPHPSSQHHPSPPYASTPKPEYAYPSPSSSTHKPYPQPVPASYTTASTPSGPRFTVQVKTAQPVTYSQSGRQAEQAYTPPPPRQHATCPTPQDRPHYSEVPGQAQGWYPPPPPPAQQAYGDPAAYKAGSSGVQLPSRGQGSSGKKGQEQSYQVSKLSMSYYQGTAPRPEEELDRLTKKLVYDMNHPPTEEYFGRCARCGDNVLGDGSGCIAMEQVFHVECFTCITCHAQLRGKPFYALDKKSYCESCYISTLERCSKCSKPILDRILRAMGKAYHPRCFTCVVCGCCLDGVPFTVDATSQIHCIEDFHRKFAPRCSVCGEPIMPEPGQEETVRIVALDRSFHVNCYICEECGLLLSSEGEGRGCYPLDGHILCKSCSARRIQDLSAKISTDC; via the exons ATGTCCAGTCCTACCTGGCTGCCTCCGAGAACTCTGAGTAGCCCTGAGAGACCTACAGCACAGATGGCACACTCTGGACCTACTTTCTACAGACCACCCAAAAAAGGTCCACCTGACCAGAGAGCTAAATACGGTGTGTATGATCAAAATGGAGCAGCAGGAGGAAACGGTGTACCCTCGAGGTACATTGCCACTGGACCCTCAG GTGGAAGCATGCATCATCAGCTCCAAGATGGTTATTCAGGGCCATCATCCTATCCAGAGCACTATTATCCTTCAGGGCATGGACCAAAAGACGACCATCTCTTCTGGAGCGCTCACATGACTAGCTATGATCACCAT ACACGTGGGCCTGATAAACACCTCACTAATATTGATGCAGAGATAGATTCTCTCACATGCATGCTGGCTGACATGGACAGCCATCCTcagaacacaagcacacag ATATACGACAATGTGCCTTACAACAAGCATCTCCACAGCGAGCGCTACAAACCATCCAACCAGACAAGTGCTCTGTCCCAGACTAGACCATCCATAGGTTACCCCCCTCATCCCTCAAGCCAGCACCATCCTTCTCCACCTTATGCATCCACTCCAAAGCCTGAATACGCTTATCCGTCTCCATCATCCTCCACCCACAAACCATACCCCCAGCCAGTGCCAGCCTCCTACACCACTGCTTCTACGCCGAGTGGGCCTCGCTTTACCGTGCAGGTCAAAACTGCCCAGCCTGTCACTTATTCTCAAAGTGGGAGACAGGCAGAGCAGGCCTACACACCGCCGCCTCCTCGACAACACGCTACTTGCCCCACCCCACAGGATCGTCCACATTACTCAGAGGTCCCAGGGCAAGCACAGGGCTGGTACCCACCACCGCCTCCTCCAGCCCAGCAGGCCTATGGTGACCCGGCAGCATATAAGGCAGGCTCCAGTGGTGTTCAGCTGCCAAGCAGAGGACAAGGATCATCAGGAAAGAAGGGACAAGAGCAAAGCTATCAGGTTAGTAAG CTGTCCATGTCCTACTACCAGGGAACTGCGCCAAGGCCAGAAGAGGAGTTGGATCGTCTGACTAAGAAGTTGGTGTATGACATGAATCATCCTCCCACAGAGGAATACTTCG GCCGATGTGCCAGGTGTGGAGACAACGTGCTTGGTGATGGGAGTGGCTGTATTGCTATGGAGCAGGTGTTCCATGTGGAGTGTTTCACATGCATCACTTGCCATGCCCAACTCAGAGGCAAGCCTTTCTATGCACTGGACAAAAAGAGCTACTGTGAGAGCTGTTACATT AGCACATTGGAGCGCTGCTCGAAGTGTTCAAAACCGATCCTAGACCGGATCTTGCGAGCAATGGGGAAGGCGTATCACCCACGCTGCTTCACCTGCGTAGTCTGCGGCTGCTGCCTCGATGGCGTCCCCTTTACTGTGGACGCCACTTCACAGATTCACTGCATTGAAGACTTCCACCG GAAGTTTGCCCCAAGATGCTCTGTGTGTGGGGAACCCATAATGCCTGAGCCGGGTCAGGAGGAGACGGTGAGAATTGTGGCTTTGGATCGCAGTTTCCATGTCAACTGCTACATTTGTGAG GAGTGTGGTTTGCTGCTCTCTTCTGAAGGAGAGGGTCGAGGGTGCTACCCTCTGGACGGTCACATTTTGTGCAAGAGCTGCAGTGCCAGAAGAATCCAGGATCTCTCTGCCAAAATCTCCACTGACTGCTAA
- the trip6 gene encoding thyroid receptor-interacting protein 6 isoform X3 produces MSSPTWLPPRTLSSPERPTAQMAHSGPTFYRPPKKGPPDQRAKYGVYDQNGAAGGNGVPSRYIATGPSGGSMHHQLQDGYSGPSSYPEHYYPSGHGPKDDHLFWSAHMTSYDHHTRGPDKHLTNIDAEIDSLTCMLADMDSHPQNTSTQIYDNVPYNKHLHSERYKPSNQTSALSQTRPSIGYPPHPSSQHHPSPPYASTPKPEYAYPSPSSSTHKPYPQPVPASYTTASTPSGPRFTVQVKTAQPVTYSQSGRQAEQAYTPPPPRQHATCPTPQDRPHYSEVPGQAQGWYPPPPPPAQQAYGDPAAYKAGSSGVQLPSRGQGSSGKKGQEQSYQVSKGTAPRPEEELDRLTKKLVYDMNHPPTEEYFGRCARCGDNVLGDGSGCIAMEQVFHVECFTCITCHAQLRGKPFYALDKKSYCESCYISTLERCSKCSKPILDRILRAMGKAYHPRCFTCVVCGCCLDGVPFTVDATSQIHCIEDFHRKFAPRCSVCGEPIMPEPGQEETVRIVALDRSFHVNCYICEECGLLLSSEGEGRGCYPLDGHILCKSCSARRIQDLSAKISTDC; encoded by the exons ATGTCCAGTCCTACCTGGCTGCCTCCGAGAACTCTGAGTAGCCCTGAGAGACCTACAGCACAGATGGCACACTCTGGACCTACTTTCTACAGACCACCCAAAAAAGGTCCACCTGACCAGAGAGCTAAATACGGTGTGTATGATCAAAATGGAGCAGCAGGAGGAAACGGTGTACCCTCGAGGTACATTGCCACTGGACCCTCAG GTGGAAGCATGCATCATCAGCTCCAAGATGGTTATTCAGGGCCATCATCCTATCCAGAGCACTATTATCCTTCAGGGCATGGACCAAAAGACGACCATCTCTTCTGGAGCGCTCACATGACTAGCTATGATCACCAT ACACGTGGGCCTGATAAACACCTCACTAATATTGATGCAGAGATAGATTCTCTCACATGCATGCTGGCTGACATGGACAGCCATCCTcagaacacaagcacacag ATATACGACAATGTGCCTTACAACAAGCATCTCCACAGCGAGCGCTACAAACCATCCAACCAGACAAGTGCTCTGTCCCAGACTAGACCATCCATAGGTTACCCCCCTCATCCCTCAAGCCAGCACCATCCTTCTCCACCTTATGCATCCACTCCAAAGCCTGAATACGCTTATCCGTCTCCATCATCCTCCACCCACAAACCATACCCCCAGCCAGTGCCAGCCTCCTACACCACTGCTTCTACGCCGAGTGGGCCTCGCTTTACCGTGCAGGTCAAAACTGCCCAGCCTGTCACTTATTCTCAAAGTGGGAGACAGGCAGAGCAGGCCTACACACCGCCGCCTCCTCGACAACACGCTACTTGCCCCACCCCACAGGATCGTCCACATTACTCAGAGGTCCCAGGGCAAGCACAGGGCTGGTACCCACCACCGCCTCCTCCAGCCCAGCAGGCCTATGGTGACCCGGCAGCATATAAGGCAGGCTCCAGTGGTGTTCAGCTGCCAAGCAGAGGACAAGGATCATCAGGAAAGAAGGGACAAGAGCAAAGCTATCAGGTTAGTAAG GGAACTGCGCCAAGGCCAGAAGAGGAGTTGGATCGTCTGACTAAGAAGTTGGTGTATGACATGAATCATCCTCCCACAGAGGAATACTTCG GCCGATGTGCCAGGTGTGGAGACAACGTGCTTGGTGATGGGAGTGGCTGTATTGCTATGGAGCAGGTGTTCCATGTGGAGTGTTTCACATGCATCACTTGCCATGCCCAACTCAGAGGCAAGCCTTTCTATGCACTGGACAAAAAGAGCTACTGTGAGAGCTGTTACATT AGCACATTGGAGCGCTGCTCGAAGTGTTCAAAACCGATCCTAGACCGGATCTTGCGAGCAATGGGGAAGGCGTATCACCCACGCTGCTTCACCTGCGTAGTCTGCGGCTGCTGCCTCGATGGCGTCCCCTTTACTGTGGACGCCACTTCACAGATTCACTGCATTGAAGACTTCCACCG GAAGTTTGCCCCAAGATGCTCTGTGTGTGGGGAACCCATAATGCCTGAGCCGGGTCAGGAGGAGACGGTGAGAATTGTGGCTTTGGATCGCAGTTTCCATGTCAACTGCTACATTTGTGAG GAGTGTGGTTTGCTGCTCTCTTCTGAAGGAGAGGGTCGAGGGTGCTACCCTCTGGACGGTCACATTTTGTGCAAGAGCTGCAGTGCCAGAAGAATCCAGGATCTCTCTGCCAAAATCTCCACTGACTGCTAA